The Halopelagius inordinatus genomic interval GACCGAGAGTAAAAGGTTCATAACCGGTGACGACTAATTCGTCCTCAATGGCACGAATCGAATCGAAGGTGCGCAGTCTCGTCTCCGCCGACCCGGAGATGCGCACGGCCGTCCGGACCGTTCTCGAACGGTCCGAGGCGGGAGAGGTCAAGTGGGTCGACGTGAAGGGCGACCTCACGAGCGGTCAGTGGGGCCGCCTCATCGAGAAGGGAGTCCTCGTCGACGGTGACGAGGGGTTCCGACTCGCCGACGCCGAGGCGACCCGGGCGGGTCTCGAAGAGGAAACCGAGGACGCGACGGCGTCTACGGCGTCGTCGTCCTCGGCCGACGACATCGAGACCGGCGACTCCTCGTGGTCCACGTACGACAAGATGGCCGGCGTGGTAACCGTCGGTCTGTTCCTCGGCTACTCGTGGAAACCGCTCCGCGACGTCATCGGCTCGACGATGGACGTCGCACTCGGACCGCTTCACGACATCCTTCCGTTCTACGCCGTCGTGATGGTGCTCGCTCTCGCGACCGGTCTCTACTCGACGCTGTTGCAGGCGAACCTCATGGACATGGACAAGATGGGGGCGTACCAACAGCGGATGAAGGACATCCAAGAGCGCCAAAAACAGGCCAAAGAGAACGGCAACGACGAGGAACTCGAACGCATCCAACAAGAACAGATGGAGGCGATGGGCGACCAGTTGGGGATGTTCAAAGAGCAGTTCCGCCCCATGGTCTGGATCATGTTCCTCACCATCCCGGTGTTCCTCTGGATGTACTGGGCCATCGGCGTCGGCGGCGGGTCGGAGGCGCACGTCACGCTCCAGAATCTCGTCCTCCCGCTTGCGGGCGAAGTCGCGTGGACGGAGTCCATCCTCGGACCGATTCAGGCGTGGATTGTCTGGTACTTCCTCTGCTCTATGGGCTTTACCCAGGTCATCCGCAAGAGCCTCAACATCGACATGTCTCCCTCGGCGGCCTGAGCGTTCGACGGCGCGCGGAGCCGCGGTACACCCTCTCACTCCCGCGCGCAAAGACAACCTCTTTTAGAACGTCCCACAGAACACGAGTATGTTACTGACCGTCTCCGGGCCCGCAGGGAGCGGGAAGAGTACGACCGCGGAGGGACTGGCCGAGGCGTTGGATCTCGAACACATAAGCGGCGGCGACATCTTCCGCGAACTCGCCGCCGAACGCGGGATGAGCGCCGTCGAGTTCAACAGACTCGCCGAAAAAGACGACCAGATAGACCGCGACCTCGACCGCCGCCTCTACGCTATCGCGACGGAGCGAGACGACGTGGTGCTCGAATCCCGTCTCGCCGGGTGGTTGGCCGGCGACCACGCGACGCTGCGAATCTGGCTCGACGCGCCGATAGACGTCCGCGCCGCGCGAATCGCAGACCGCGAGGACAAGAGCGTCGAACTCGCCCGCGAGGAGACGGAAGCGCGCGAACGGAGCGAAGCCCTGCGGTACGAGGACTACTACAACATCCCCATCCGTGATCTTTCTATCTACGACGTGGCGCTGAACACCGCCCGGTGGGGCCCCGACGAGGTTCTCGACATCCTCACGAACGCGGTCACGTCGTACCGCGACGAGTCCG includes:
- a CDS encoding DUF106 domain-containing protein; translated protein: MARIESKVRSLVSADPEMRTAVRTVLERSEAGEVKWVDVKGDLTSGQWGRLIEKGVLVDGDEGFRLADAEATRAGLEEETEDATASTASSSSADDIETGDSSWSTYDKMAGVVTVGLFLGYSWKPLRDVIGSTMDVALGPLHDILPFYAVVMVLALATGLYSTLLQANLMDMDKMGAYQQRMKDIQERQKQAKENGNDEELERIQQEQMEAMGDQLGMFKEQFRPMVWIMFLTIPVFLWMYWAIGVGGGSEAHVTLQNLVLPLAGEVAWTESILGPIQAWIVWYFLCSMGFTQVIRKSLNIDMSPSAA
- the cmk gene encoding (d)CMP kinase, with the protein product MLLTVSGPAGSGKSTTAEGLAEALDLEHISGGDIFRELAAERGMSAVEFNRLAEKDDQIDRDLDRRLYAIATERDDVVLESRLAGWLAGDHATLRIWLDAPIDVRAARIADREDKSVELAREETEARERSEALRYEDYYNIPIRDLSIYDVALNTARWGPDEVLDILTNAVTSYRDESDEGKYSVDGVSYDF